Proteins found in one bacterium HR17 genomic segment:
- the resA_5 gene encoding Thiol-disulfide oxidoreductase ResA has translation MPSEVSKVQRRAQVFAAMLVTALVAGMALTENAEAPSVPIGTRLTALSFRDIDGVPYTLADLQPYRATVFVFFSVYCPMCRKYPQRIAQLHATFSQQGVAFFIVNPMSHEPLDELRQYARDVGWQIPLVKDWALAKALGATVTPQVVVLDSDGVVRYRGRIDDNADATQVTRHDLRDALEALLAGKPVPNPETTAQGCVISFPKPRAKTGAVTFYRDVLSILQERCQSCHRPNGAAPFPLMTYDEAVAWAPLIKPFVQSRRMPPWKAEPVAEYHNERRLTEAEIATLVRWVDEGCPEGDPKDAPPPKRFPEKWVLGEPDLVLQPDREFRLDATGRDVYRHFVFPTDFAEDKYVTAIEVLPGNPRVVHHVIAFIDTSGRAKQLDGRDGQPGYEAFGGPGFIPAGGLGGWAPGNSPHPLPDGIAYLLPKGATIVIQVHYHKSGRPETDRTKVGVYFAKTPPKHIVRVLPVVNFLFAIPPGAKRYEVRAESTFVRDVKVLAVMPHMHLLGREMKVTAILPDGAEKPLVWVKDWDFNWQETYFFKQPARLPAGTKVRVVAYYDNSAENPRNPNKPPKWVRWGEQTTDEMCIAFVWFVPDDEATKTAARQ, from the coding sequence ATGCCCTCGGAGGTGTCTAAAGTGCAGCGGCGGGCGCAAGTTTTTGCGGCGATGCTTGTGACTGCGTTGGTGGCAGGGATGGCGTTGACGGAAAATGCTGAAGCGCCGTCGGTGCCCATCGGCACGCGCCTTACAGCGCTGTCGTTCCGCGACATTGACGGTGTTCCTTACACGCTCGCCGACCTGCAACCCTATCGCGCCACCGTGTTCGTCTTCTTCTCGGTGTATTGCCCGATGTGCCGCAAATATCCGCAGCGCATCGCCCAGTTGCACGCCACCTTTAGCCAGCAGGGCGTCGCCTTCTTCATCGTCAACCCGATGTCCCATGAACCGCTTGACGAACTCCGCCAGTATGCCCGCGATGTCGGTTGGCAAATACCCCTCGTCAAAGATTGGGCGTTGGCAAAGGCGCTGGGGGCAACCGTCACGCCGCAAGTTGTCGTGCTGGACAGCGACGGTGTGGTGCGCTATCGCGGGCGCATTGACGACAACGCCGACGCGACACAAGTGACCCGGCACGATTTGCGCGACGCTTTAGAAGCCCTTTTAGCGGGCAAACCCGTGCCCAACCCTGAAACGACCGCCCAAGGTTGCGTCATTTCTTTTCCGAAGCCGCGCGCCAAGACGGGTGCGGTCACTTTCTACCGCGATGTGCTGTCCATCCTGCAGGAGCGCTGCCAATCGTGCCATCGCCCCAACGGTGCAGCACCGTTTCCGTTGATGACCTACGACGAAGCAGTGGCATGGGCGCCGCTCATCAAACCGTTTGTGCAGAGTCGGCGGATGCCGCCTTGGAAAGCGGAACCGGTCGCCGAGTATCACAATGAGCGGCGCTTGACAGAGGCGGAAATCGCCACGCTTGTTCGGTGGGTGGATGAAGGTTGCCCCGAAGGTGACCCCAAAGACGCCCCGCCGCCCAAGCGGTTTCCCGAAAAATGGGTGCTGGGCGAACCCGATTTGGTGCTGCAGCCCGACCGCGAGTTTCGGTTGGACGCGACAGGGCGCGATGTCTACCGCCACTTCGTCTTCCCGACCGACTTCGCCGAGGACAAATATGTGACAGCCATTGAAGTGTTGCCGGGCAACCCGCGCGTCGTTCACCATGTCATCGCCTTCATTGACACCTCAGGGCGCGCCAAGCAACTGGACGGACGGGATGGGCAACCAGGTTACGAAGCGTTTGGCGGACCCGGCTTCATCCCAGCGGGCGGTTTGGGCGGTTGGGCGCCAGGTAACAGCCCGCACCCGTTGCCCGACGGTATCGCCTATCTGCTGCCCAAAGGTGCCACGATCGTCATCCAAGTGCACTACCACAAGTCGGGTCGACCCGAAACCGACCGCACGAAAGTCGGCGTCTATTTCGCTAAGACGCCGCCCAAACACATCGTGCGCGTCCTGCCCGTCGTCAACTTTCTGTTCGCCATTCCGCCCGGCGCGAAGCGTTACGAAGTGCGGGCGGAGAGCACCTTCGTGCGGGATGTCAAAGTGTTGGCGGTCATGCCTCACATGCACTTGCTCGGGCGCGAGATGAAGGTGACGGCAATTTTGCCTGATGGGGCAGAAAAACCGTTGGTGTGGGTCAAGGACTGGGACTTCAACTGGCAAGAGACCTACTTTTTCAAACAACCCGCGCGGTTGCCAGCGGGCACAAAGGTGCGGGTCGTCGCTTACTACGACAATTCGGCGGAAAACCCGCGCAACCCTAACAAACCGCCCAAGTGGGTGCGATGGGGCGAGCAAACGACCGACGAGATGTGCATCGCCTTCGTGTGGTTCGTCCCCGACGATGAAGCGACGAAAACAGCGGCGCGGCAATGA
- the hypBA1_2 gene encoding Non-reducing end beta-L-arabinofuranosidase — translation MTEKMWVVAMAVSLAAHPFDLSRVRLLDSPFKRAMDRDAAYLLRLEPDRLLSRFRAEAGLPPKAPPYGGWERMGVAGHSLGHYLSACSLLFAATGDERFRERVNYIVDELELCQKAHGDGYVAAIPEGRRVFAEVAAGNIRARPFDLNGVWVPWYTLHKLFAGLLDAHRYCENAKAMQIATRLADWAERVTANLTDEQFQAMLACEHGGMVEVLAELYARTGDERYLRLAKRFYHRAVMDPLARGVDCLPGLHGNTQVPKVIGMARLYELTGARVPYRVIAEFFWERVVKHHVYVIGGFTDGEHFGEPDRLSDRLGANTAEVCKTYNLLKLTKHLFSWAPSAEKADYYERALYNHILASQNPDDGMMCYYVPLRPGHFKTYSTPFDSFWCCVGTGMESHARYGEFIYFHAGDELFVNLFIPSELDWREKGVKVRMETTFPESDTVQLRVTSEKPTLLTVSVRCPSWLADLPEAKVNGVPLPLSARPGSYLAVRRMWQTGDVLEVRLPMGLRLETLPDAPARAAILYGPIVLAGDWGPIDQPEPAPTPALVVQGHPIAEWAEMVHQTPLTFRTKGVGHPRDFTLVPFYAMHHRRYTIYWDLLTNEQWRQRVAEWRAEQERLQDLERRTVDLVRIGDASSESAHNLRGERTNSGAFAGRHWRHATDGGWFAYDLQVDPDHPMALVVTYWGSDTGSRVFDIVVDGKVIATQRLRRDKPERFFDVTYPIPLELTKGKTKVTVRFQAHPDAIAGGVFGVRTVRAKQ, via the coding sequence GTGACGGAAAAGATGTGGGTCGTCGCGATGGCGGTGAGTTTGGCGGCGCACCCGTTTGATTTGTCCCGCGTGCGGTTATTGGACAGCCCGTTCAAGCGAGCGATGGACCGGGATGCGGCTTACCTGCTACGGTTAGAGCCTGACCGGCTGCTCTCGCGTTTCCGCGCGGAAGCAGGCTTGCCCCCCAAAGCCCCCCCTTATGGCGGTTGGGAACGCATGGGCGTCGCAGGACATTCGCTGGGGCACTACCTTTCAGCGTGCTCGCTGCTGTTCGCAGCGACGGGGGATGAGCGGTTTCGCGAACGGGTCAACTACATCGTGGACGAGCTGGAACTGTGTCAGAAAGCGCACGGCGACGGCTATGTCGCTGCCATTCCAGAGGGGCGACGGGTGTTTGCGGAGGTCGCTGCGGGTAACATCCGCGCTCGTCCCTTCGACCTCAACGGCGTTTGGGTGCCTTGGTATACGCTGCATAAACTCTTTGCAGGCTTGCTGGACGCTCACCGCTACTGCGAGAACGCAAAGGCAATGCAAATTGCGACGCGGCTCGCCGATTGGGCGGAACGCGTCACCGCCAACTTAACCGATGAACAGTTTCAAGCGATGCTGGCGTGCGAACATGGAGGCATGGTGGAAGTCCTAGCGGAACTTTATGCGCGGACGGGCGATGAACGCTACCTGCGTTTGGCAAAACGCTTTTACCATCGCGCCGTAATGGACCCGCTGGCACGGGGTGTTGACTGCTTGCCTGGTTTGCACGGCAACACGCAAGTCCCGAAAGTCATCGGCATGGCACGGCTTTACGAGTTGACCGGCGCGCGCGTGCCCTATCGGGTCATCGCCGAGTTTTTCTGGGAGCGGGTCGTCAAGCACCATGTCTATGTCATCGGCGGGTTCACCGACGGCGAGCATTTCGGCGAACCCGACCGGTTGAGCGACCGGCTGGGTGCTAACACGGCGGAAGTGTGCAAAACCTACAACCTGCTCAAACTTACCAAGCACCTGTTCAGTTGGGCGCCGAGTGCCGAGAAAGCCGACTACTACGAGCGGGCCCTTTACAACCACATCCTCGCCTCACAAAACCCTGATGACGGGATGATGTGCTACTATGTGCCGCTGCGCCCGGGGCATTTCAAGACCTACTCCACGCCCTTTGATTCGTTCTGGTGCTGCGTCGGGACGGGCATGGAAAGCCATGCCCGCTACGGCGAATTTATCTACTTCCACGCCGGTGACGAACTGTTCGTCAACCTATTCATCCCGTCGGAGTTGGACTGGCGCGAAAAAGGCGTCAAAGTGCGGATGGAGACGACATTCCCTGAAAGCGACACGGTGCAACTGAGAGTGACGAGCGAGAAGCCGACTTTGCTGACGGTTTCTGTTCGCTGCCCCAGCTGGCTGGCGGATCTACCAGAAGCGAAAGTGAACGGTGTGCCGCTACCCCTCAGCGCGCGCCCTGGCTCCTACCTTGCGGTGCGGCGCATGTGGCAAACGGGCGATGTGTTGGAAGTGCGGTTGCCGATGGGGTTGCGCTTAGAAACGCTCCCCGATGCCCCTGCGCGGGCAGCCATCCTTTACGGTCCTATCGTGCTTGCGGGCGACTGGGGTCCCATTGACCAACCCGAACCGGCACCGACGCCCGCTTTGGTAGTGCAAGGGCACCCTATTGCTGAGTGGGCGGAAATGGTTCACCAAACGCCATTGACTTTCCGCACGAAGGGCGTTGGTCACCCCCGCGATTTCACGCTCGTCCCGTTTTATGCGATGCACCATCGCCGCTACACCATCTATTGGGACTTGCTGACAAATGAACAGTGGCGGCAACGGGTCGCTGAATGGCGAGCGGAACAGGAGCGGTTGCAGGACTTGGAGCGACGGACCGTTGACCTCGTTCGCATCGGCGACGCTTCCTCGGAAAGCGCACACAACTTGCGCGGCGAACGCACAAACAGCGGCGCTTTCGCCGGACGCCATTGGCGCCATGCCACCGACGGAGGGTGGTTTGCTTACGACCTGCAGGTTGACCCCGATCACCCGATGGCGTTGGTCGTCACCTATTGGGGCAGCGATACGGGCTCAAGGGTCTTTGACATCGTCGTGGACGGCAAAGTGATTGCGACCCAACGGCTGCGCCGCGACAAACCCGAACGCTTTTTTGATGTCACCTATCCCATCCCGCTGGAGTTGACGAAAGGCAAGACGAAAGTGACCGTCCGCTTCCAAGCCCATCCCGACGCCATCGCAGGCGGTGTCTTCGGCGTCCGCACGGTGCGGGCGAAGCAATGA
- the iolW_2 gene encoding scyllo-inositol 2-dehydrogenase (NADP(+)) has translation MPLSLRRVLRLKAHPSVRGVSRMVKVGVVGYGYAGRVFHCPLIAQVDELQLVAVASRDEGRRHQAQQTWGVRVYATPDELLADPQVDVVVIATPHNTHHLLAKAALQAGKHVVVDKPFTLTVAEADDLIAEAQKQRRLLTVFHNRRWDWDFLTVRRAIEAGLLGEVWLVELNVGRFGPPGRWRAERATMGSLLHDWGVHLIDQALLLLGKPQKVVAWRHFRGWRLSVESFFRVVLDHGDGRTVTLEVNYLRKAERPRWFVLGDKGGLVKFGLDPQEDALRQGDLSKAREAPEHRAKVWTHIDGHDAELTLESVRGDWRAFYRNFAAALLHGAELAVKPEEAREVIRIVEAALRSTETGQIVTLL, from the coding sequence ATGCCGCTATCATTGAGGCGCGTCTTGCGCTTGAAGGCTCACCCCTCGGTGCGGGGTGTATCGCGCATGGTGAAGGTCGGTGTCGTGGGTTACGGTTACGCAGGGCGGGTGTTCCATTGCCCGCTCATCGCGCAAGTGGACGAGTTGCAGTTGGTGGCGGTCGCATCGCGAGATGAGGGGCGTCGCCATCAAGCCCAGCAAACTTGGGGCGTGCGGGTTTACGCGACGCCCGACGAGTTGCTTGCCGACCCGCAGGTGGATGTGGTCGTCATTGCGACACCCCACAACACCCATCACCTCCTTGCTAAAGCCGCGCTGCAAGCAGGCAAGCATGTCGTCGTGGACAAACCTTTCACGCTGACGGTCGCTGAAGCCGACGATTTGATCGCCGAAGCGCAAAAGCAGCGCCGCTTGCTCACCGTCTTTCACAACCGTCGCTGGGATTGGGACTTCCTGACGGTGCGGCGAGCGATTGAGGCAGGGTTACTGGGCGAAGTGTGGCTGGTGGAGTTGAATGTCGGGCGGTTCGGCCCGCCAGGACGATGGCGGGCGGAGCGGGCGACGATGGGGTCGCTGCTGCACGATTGGGGCGTGCACCTGATTGACCAGGCGCTGCTGCTGCTGGGCAAACCGCAAAAAGTGGTGGCGTGGCGGCACTTCCGCGGCTGGCGACTCAGCGTGGAAAGTTTCTTCCGCGTCGTGCTGGATCACGGCGATGGACGCACCGTCACCTTGGAAGTCAACTACCTGCGCAAAGCGGAGCGCCCGCGTTGGTTCGTGCTGGGCGACAAGGGAGGGTTAGTCAAGTTCGGTTTGGACCCGCAGGAAGACGCGCTACGGCAAGGCGATTTGAGCAAGGCGCGGGAAGCCCCTGAACATCGCGCCAAAGTGTGGACGCACATTGACGGGCACGACGCTGAGTTGACTTTGGAAAGCGTGCGGGGCGATTGGCGCGCGTTTTACCGCAACTTCGCCGCCGCCTTGCTGCACGGTGCAGAGTTAGCCGTCAAACCCGAAGAAGCCCGTGAAGTCATCCGCATCGTGGAAGCGGCGCTGCGGTCGACGGAAACAGGGCAGATAGTGACGCTGCTATGA
- a CDS encoding putative oxidoreductase, whose translation MLAGKVALITGAARGIGFAAAKAMGKVGASIVVADIDAPAGEQAARRLTDEGVTAIALPCDVSDPAQVERLFADAVAHMGRVDILVNNAAIQKIEPLLTKAPETFDRVIAVNLRGPFLCTVAFARHVRQRGGGGVIINVASALGVRPAPQYADYACAKAGLLALTQVAAQELAPLGIRVVALLPPATRTELNREFFAKPEVVNAITERLLIKRIAEPEELGDAFVFLASDAARYMTGTALILDGGYLAT comes from the coding sequence ATGTTAGCGGGCAAAGTGGCGCTCATCACCGGCGCAGCGCGGGGCATCGGGTTCGCCGCTGCCAAAGCGATGGGCAAAGTCGGCGCAAGCATCGTCGTCGCCGACATTGACGCGCCCGCTGGCGAACAAGCCGCACGCCGTCTGACTGACGAAGGCGTTACCGCCATCGCTTTGCCGTGCGATGTCAGCGACCCGGCGCAAGTGGAGCGTCTGTTTGCTGACGCCGTTGCCCACATGGGACGTGTGGACATTTTGGTCAACAACGCCGCCATCCAGAAGATTGAACCGTTGTTGACGAAAGCGCCCGAAACCTTTGACCGTGTGATCGCCGTCAACTTGCGCGGTCCGTTTTTGTGCACAGTGGCGTTTGCCCGCCATGTGCGGCAACGGGGAGGCGGTGGCGTCATCATCAATGTCGCATCGGCGCTGGGTGTTCGTCCTGCCCCGCAATACGCCGATTACGCCTGCGCCAAAGCGGGGCTGCTGGCGCTGACGCAAGTCGCCGCACAAGAGCTGGCGCCGTTGGGCATCCGCGTCGTGGCACTTCTACCGCCTGCGACCCGCACCGAGCTGAACCGCGAGTTTTTCGCCAAACCCGAAGTCGTCAACGCCATCACGGAGCGTTTGCTCATCAAACGCATCGCCGAACCAGAGGAGTTGGGCGACGCGTTCGTTTTCTTAGCCAGCGACGCTGCCCGCTACATGACGGGCACGGCGCTGATTTTAGACGGCGGCTACTTGGCGACTTAG
- a CDS encoding putative FAD-linked oxidoreductase, which produces MDRDALLRDLQAIVGADGVIAHPAELVVYETDGLSVFKHPPDMVVFPRSREEVVAVVRTLRRYGLPLIPRGAGTGLSGGALAERGGVLIATTRMKRILEVDIRNRCALVEAGVVNIHITNAVKQWRYHYAPDPSSQVVSTIGGNIAENSGGPHTLKYGVTTNHILGVEVVLPDGEVVWLGGKTEEGIGYDLRGVFIGSEGTFGIVTQAWVKLTRDPQSYRTLRVSFASVDDAAQAVSDIIAAGIIPAAAEFVDHVALQALKDAFGLQLPEGTRALLVIELDGLEAALDRQAERVKDICRKNNAVEILLARTEEERAQLWFARKRAFGALGRLTPSYITQDGMVPRSRLPEMMRFIYAVGEQYRLRIANIFHAGDGNLHPCILFDERKPDEVERALQVSAEIIRRCVEVGGSVTGEHGVGLEKRAFMPFMFTPDELAIMRRIKSVFDPDGVCNPGKIFPEEHEGAEPVIVGKRRPAAM; this is translated from the coding sequence ATGGACCGTGATGCGCTGCTCCGCGACTTGCAAGCGATTGTCGGTGCGGACGGTGTGATTGCCCACCCAGCAGAGTTGGTCGTTTACGAGACGGACGGTTTGTCCGTGTTCAAGCATCCGCCCGATATGGTCGTCTTTCCCCGCAGCCGGGAGGAAGTCGTCGCTGTCGTCAGGACCCTGCGGCGTTACGGGTTGCCCCTCATCCCGCGCGGTGCGGGCACGGGGTTGTCTGGCGGCGCGTTAGCGGAACGGGGCGGCGTCCTTATCGCGACGACGCGGATGAAGCGCATCCTTGAAGTGGACATCCGCAACCGTTGTGCGTTGGTGGAAGCGGGTGTCGTCAACATCCACATCACCAACGCCGTCAAGCAGTGGCGTTACCACTATGCGCCTGATCCATCCAGCCAAGTCGTGTCCACCATCGGCGGCAACATCGCCGAAAATTCGGGCGGACCCCACACGCTCAAATACGGCGTGACGACCAATCATATCTTGGGCGTGGAAGTCGTTTTGCCCGACGGTGAAGTTGTTTGGCTGGGCGGCAAAACGGAAGAGGGAATCGGCTATGATTTGCGGGGCGTGTTCATCGGTTCGGAAGGGACTTTCGGCATCGTGACGCAAGCGTGGGTCAAGTTAACCCGCGACCCGCAAAGTTACCGCACCTTGCGCGTGTCATTTGCCAGCGTGGACGACGCCGCGCAAGCCGTCTCAGACATTATCGCGGCGGGCATCATCCCCGCCGCCGCCGAGTTTGTGGACCATGTGGCGTTGCAAGCGCTCAAAGACGCTTTTGGGTTGCAATTGCCTGAAGGCACGCGGGCGCTGCTGGTCATTGAACTGGACGGGTTGGAAGCGGCGTTGGACCGGCAGGCGGAGCGCGTCAAAGACATCTGCCGCAAAAACAACGCCGTTGAAATTTTGCTCGCCCGCACCGAGGAAGAAAGGGCGCAACTGTGGTTTGCGCGCAAACGGGCGTTCGGCGCATTGGGGCGGTTGACGCCCAGTTACATCACCCAAGACGGCATGGTGCCCCGCAGCCGTTTGCCCGAGATGATGCGGTTCATTTACGCCGTCGGCGAACAATACCGCTTGCGCATCGCCAACATTTTCCATGCGGGTGACGGTAACTTGCACCCTTGCATTTTGTTTGATGAGCGTAAACCCGACGAAGTGGAGCGGGCTTTACAGGTCAGCGCGGAAATCATCCGCCGTTGCGTGGAGGTCGGTGGGTCGGTGACGGGTGAGCATGGCGTCGGGCTGGAAAAACGGGCGTTCATGCCCTTCATGTTCACGCCTGACGAACTGGCGATCATGCGCCGCATCAAAAGCGTTTTTGACCCCGACGGTGTGTGCAACCCCGGCAAAATTTTCCCCGAAGAGCATGAGGGGGCTGAGCCTGTCATCGTCGGCAAACGCCGTCCCGCAGCGATGTGA
- the bioY gene encoding Biotin transporter BioY, which yields MTVVSAWLRQRSLTERIVALAVANLLLITSAQIRIPLPFTPVPITGQTFGVLLLGAVLGSRYGTAVVTAYVLEGLVGLPVFAGWRGGWSSLLGPTGGYIVGFIPAAFVAGWLMERGGDRRFATALGALLLANAVIYAIGLPWLAAFVGADKVVAMGLLPFVPGDLIKAVAAASSVVALRRVA from the coding sequence ATGACGGTCGTTAGCGCATGGTTGCGGCAGCGTTCGCTTACGGAGCGCATCGTAGCGTTGGCGGTCGCCAACTTGCTGCTCATTACGAGCGCGCAAATCCGCATCCCGCTGCCGTTCACGCCCGTGCCCATCACAGGGCAAACCTTCGGCGTGCTACTGCTAGGCGCAGTGTTGGGCAGTCGCTACGGAACGGCAGTCGTGACGGCATATGTGCTGGAAGGCTTGGTGGGATTGCCCGTTTTTGCGGGATGGCGCGGCGGATGGAGTAGTTTGCTGGGACCGACAGGCGGTTACATCGTCGGGTTCATCCCCGCCGCGTTCGTCGCCGGTTGGCTGATGGAACGCGGTGGCGACCGTCGGTTCGCGACGGCGCTTGGGGCGTTGCTGCTCGCCAACGCGGTCATTTACGCCATCGGATTGCCGTGGCTGGCAGCCTTTGTCGGCGCGGACAAAGTGGTGGCGATGGGGTTGTTGCCGTTCGTGCCCGGCGACTTGATCAAAGCCGTCGCTGCCGCCAGCAGCGTCGTTGCCCTACGGCGCGTGGCGTAA
- a CDS encoding Putative TrmH family tRNA/rRNA methyltransferase, whose protein sequence is MRQVTSRHNDTFKFLKALTEPTSRKKHRAFLLEGATFVAEALAETPSLVRFVVLTPEVMPSERGQRIIALAQQRAVPVVVMAPELFAELSATATPQGVIAALAQPEWANWQQRALPERCLVVVLESVQDPTNVGAIVRTADAVGTFAVLYTKGTADPFAPKAVRASAGSVLHLPVLPIASVSAVADWFKTHQGQLVATVPQNGVDCFEAAFADRVAIVVGNEARGVSAETLMLADLKVRVPMDGKARSLNAAVATGIVLYEWWRRQRQNSVGAALRHAP, encoded by the coding sequence ATGCGGCAGGTCACCAGCCGCCACAATGACACCTTCAAATTCCTGAAGGCGCTCACCGAACCTACCAGCCGCAAAAAGCACCGTGCTTTTTTGCTGGAAGGTGCTACCTTCGTCGCCGAGGCGCTGGCTGAAACGCCGTCCCTCGTTCGGTTTGTCGTGCTGACGCCCGAGGTCATGCCGTCCGAACGCGGGCAACGCATTATCGCCCTTGCACAACAGCGGGCAGTGCCTGTCGTGGTGATGGCACCTGAACTGTTTGCTGAATTGTCGGCGACTGCGACGCCGCAAGGGGTTATCGCTGCCCTCGCCCAACCCGAATGGGCGAACTGGCAGCAACGGGCATTGCCTGAGCGCTGCCTCGTGGTCGTGTTGGAGAGCGTGCAAGACCCGACGAATGTCGGCGCCATCGTCCGCACAGCGGACGCAGTGGGCACTTTCGCTGTGCTTTACACGAAGGGCACTGCCGACCCCTTTGCGCCCAAGGCGGTCCGAGCAAGTGCGGGCAGCGTGTTACATTTGCCCGTTTTGCCCATCGCCAGCGTCAGCGCCGTCGCCGATTGGTTCAAAACGCACCAAGGGCAACTCGTAGCGACAGTGCCACAAAACGGTGTGGACTGTTTTGAGGCGGCGTTTGCCGATCGCGTCGCTATCGTCGTCGGTAACGAAGCGCGAGGCGTTTCGGCGGAGACGCTGATGCTGGCGGACTTGAAAGTGCGCGTGCCGATGGACGGTAAGGCTCGGTCGCTCAACGCCGCTGTCGCAACGGGCATCGTGCTTTACGAGTGGTGGCGGCGTCAGCGCCAAAACAGCGTTGGCGCAGCGTTACGCCACGCGCCGTAG
- the ccrA2 gene encoding Crotonyl-CoA reductase has translation MKAVAIVEHGGVEGLRHLDLPDPEPQAGEVVVRVRACALNHLDIWLRVGIPAYRLQLPHVPGSDVAGEVAVVGEGVTQFKVGDKVIVNPNLTCGECEWCRMGEDSMCQAFGILGAKIWGGYAEYVKVPARNLIPMPANLTFEQAAAFPLTFLTAWHMLITRANLRAGERVLVIGAGSGVGVAAVQIAKFAGAFVIATAGTDEKCERAKGLGADATINHSRESIADKVRELTDGRGVDVVFEHVGPAVFEDCVKALAKGGRIVTCGATSGPSVTVDLRYFYSRQLALIGSMMGRTSELLTIVRLVGEGRLKPVIDRTFPLADAPRAQQVLESRDFFGKLVLVV, from the coding sequence ATGAAGGCGGTTGCCATCGTGGAACATGGTGGCGTTGAGGGTTTGCGCCACTTGGACTTGCCAGACCCAGAACCGCAAGCCGGTGAAGTCGTCGTGCGGGTGCGGGCTTGCGCCCTCAATCACTTGGACATTTGGCTGCGCGTCGGTATTCCTGCTTATCGGTTGCAGTTGCCCCATGTGCCTGGCAGCGATGTAGCGGGCGAAGTCGCCGTTGTCGGTGAAGGCGTCACGCAGTTCAAAGTCGGCGACAAGGTGATTGTTAACCCCAACTTGACTTGTGGTGAATGCGAATGGTGCCGCATGGGCGAGGACAGCATGTGTCAAGCCTTCGGCATCTTGGGTGCGAAAATTTGGGGCGGTTACGCCGAGTATGTCAAAGTCCCTGCCCGCAACTTGATCCCGATGCCTGCCAACCTGACTTTTGAGCAGGCGGCGGCGTTTCCGCTGACTTTCCTGACAGCGTGGCACATGCTCATCACCCGAGCCAATTTGCGAGCGGGCGAGCGCGTCTTGGTCATCGGTGCGGGCAGCGGCGTCGGCGTCGCCGCCGTGCAAATCGCTAAGTTCGCCGGGGCTTTCGTCATTGCGACGGCGGGCACCGATGAAAAATGTGAGAGGGCAAAAGGGTTAGGCGCCGACGCGACCATCAATCACAGCCGCGAAAGCATCGCCGACAAAGTGCGCGAGCTGACAGACGGACGGGGTGTGGATGTCGTCTTTGAGCATGTCGGACCGGCAGTTTTTGAGGACTGCGTGAAGGCGTTGGCGAAGGGCGGACGCATCGTCACCTGCGGTGCGACCAGCGGACCGAGCGTCACCGTTGACTTGCGTTACTTCTACAGCCGCCAGTTGGCGCTCATTGGGTCTATGATGGGACGAACGAGCGAACTGTTGACGATCGTGCGGTTGGTGGGTGAGGGGCGATTGAAACCTGTCATTGACCGCACCTTCCCGCTCGCCGACGCCCCTCGCGCCCAACAGGTGCTGGAGAGCCGCGACTTCTTTGGCAAGTTGGTGCTGGTCGTTTGA
- the atpC gene encoding ATP synthase epsilon chain codes for MARTFTLEVVTPERVLFSSDQVVSVTAPGWEGSFGVMALHAPMVVALRTGVITVKLADGEEVHIATTGGFFEVADNRAVILCDVAELDREIDVERARRALQRAVERLRNFQDPAIDRERAQRAKERAMARLKAAGAL; via the coding sequence ATGGCGCGAACCTTTACGCTGGAGGTCGTGACGCCCGAACGGGTGCTGTTTTCGTCCGATCAAGTGGTCTCGGTGACAGCGCCGGGATGGGAAGGCAGTTTCGGTGTGATGGCGCTCCATGCGCCGATGGTCGTCGCGTTGCGCACGGGCGTCATCACCGTCAAGTTGGCGGACGGCGAAGAGGTGCACATCGCGACGACGGGCGGGTTTTTTGAGGTCGCCGACAACCGTGCCGTCATCTTGTGTGATGTCGCCGAGCTTGACCGTGAAATTGATGTGGAGCGTGCCCGTCGGGCATTGCAGCGGGCGGTAGAGCGGCTGCGCAATTTCCAAGACCCGGCGATTGACCGCGAACGAGCGCAACGCGCCAAAGAGCGGGCGATGGCGCGGCTGAAAGCCGCTGGTGCGCTGTGA